One Aegilops tauschii subsp. strangulata cultivar AL8/78 chromosome 7, Aet v6.0, whole genome shotgun sequence genomic window carries:
- the LOC109768676 gene encoding uncharacterized protein At2g39910, whose protein sequence is MPPPSTAAASAALRREDLLRVASPLRSLLAAAPYAPPEGSDTSIKSLLASLLPSTSQAQTGGAGKEAVDLLLFCAAARAASAEAPALHWVPEVLSKAAAAAMEEMAAMGGWAVIGEMLVAMMPEAVPPLKAVLKDTGVDANDDMMMIGAVKPPKEHAFVAAHQFRWLLSQVNYPKLGGLCWLVIPCALTALDHWSPDVKEQGMISFMHIAKNVKVTELSLYEDAILDACCHNIPADDELWYRVVEVSVLLLTCTQRSNPRSPWYDRVLSEMLGHLERQPLNKERRVAWLTLIGPVFDSMGLFLLAHFRLLFSLFFQWMHADDDRTVLLVLERIHTVIKLTWIRKSPYTSRLVDELVLLYKESATRKSREMMRNHIMEILMLLQKCKGQQFEEAWKKHGADLDLTLLLSRFKELCTEDGSPEF, encoded by the exons ATGCCGCCGCCCTCCACAGCCGCCGCTTCGGCGGCCCTCCGCCGCGAGGACCTGCTCCGCGTTGCCTCCCCGCTCCGCTCCCTGCTCGCCGCGGCGCCCTACGCGCCCCCCGAAGGCTCCGACACCTCCATCAAATCCCTCCTCGCATCTCTCCTCCCGTCCACATCTCAGGCCCAGACGGGCGGGGCCGGCAAGGAGGCCGTGGATCTGCTCCTCttctgcgccgccgcccgcgcggcCTCCGCGGAGGCCCCCGCACTGCACTGGGTCCCGGAGGTGCTCTCCaaggcggccgccgccgcgaTGGAGGAGATGGCGGCGATGGGCGGGTGGGCCGTCATCGGGGAGATGTTGGTGGCCATGATGCCAGAGGCAGTGCCGCCGCTGAAGGCCGTGCTGAAGGATACAGGCGTGGACGCCAATGATGACATGATGATGATTGGCGCCGTGAAGCCGCCCAAGGAGCACGCCTTTGTCGCCGCGCACCAGTTCCGGTGGCTGTTGTCTCAG GTTAATTACCCCAAGCTTGGCGGTCTGTGCTGGTTAGTCATTCCATGTGCTTTGACGGCATTGGATCATTGGTCACCAGACGTTAAG GAACAAGGAATGATTAGCTTCATGCACATAGCAAAGAATGTGAAAGTAACAGAATTAAGTTTGTATGAAGATGCAATACTTGATGCGTGTTGCCATAACATTCCTGCAGATGATGAGTTGTGGTATCGCGTTGTTGAGGTATCGGTGCTGTTGTTGACTTGCACTCAGAGAAGCAATCCACGTAGCCCTTG GTACGACCGTGTGCTTTCTGAGATGCTGGGCCACCTGGAACGGCAACCACTAAACAAAGAACGTCGTGTTGCATGGCTTACCCTTATCGGGCCGGTTTTCGATTCTATGGGACTCTTTCTGTTAGCACATTTTCGTCTCCTGTTCTCTCTCTTTTTCCAATGGATGCATGCTGATGATGATAGAACAGTTCTTCTG GTTTTAGAACGAATTCATACAGTTATTAAGCTTACCTGGATCAGGAAGTCACCCTACACTTCAAG GCTGGTGGATGAGCTTGTTCTTTTGTATAAAGAGTCAGCCACACGAAAGAGCCGTGAGATGATGAGAAATCACATAATGGAAATACTCATGCTACTCCAGAA ATGCAAGGGGCAGCAGTTTGAGGAAGCTTGGAAGAAGCATGGAGCTGATCTGGATTTAACATTGTTGCTGTCCCGTTTCAAAGAACTTTGCACTGAAGATGGTTCGCCAGAATTTTGA
- the LOC109768677 gene encoding acetylajmalan esterase isoform X1, with the protein MASSAAFFLLAVAALHVCCCRGQGRDGGAVAAIYSLGDSITDTGNLAKEAPPGAFETIKHLPYGVTFGRPTGRCSDGLLMIDFLAHDMGLPFLNPYLAKNTSFDHGVNFAVAGATAMDPADQSNRTFSLKLQLRWFKDFMKSTFDTDEGNSKNFFPLITVSQPQCTLCFQRSGILILYVKFVRAEIRKRLQSSLVLVGEIGGNDYNYALFGNKSVSEVEKLIPAVVQTIIDATKEVLDMGASRVIVPGNFPIGCFPSYLTAMASPEQSAYDSAGCLKDLNLFAAKHNAQLQRAVAGLRSSYPDAAIAYADYFNSFLSLLKGAPALGFDENSTHTACCGAGGRYNYDERRMCGVEGTAACADPSAYVSWDGIHMTQAAYKEMSRLIYHGRYLQPQILSFPE; encoded by the exons ATGGCTTCCTCGGCAGCTTTCTTCCTCCTCGCCGTTGCTGCTCTGCACGTGTGTTGCTGCCGCGGGCAAGGCCGTGACGGCGGCGCCGTGGCGGCGATCTACAGCCTCGGCGACTCCATCACGGACACGGGGAACCTGGCCAAGGAGGCGCCGCCCGGCGCCTTTGAGACCATCAAGCACCTCCCCTACGGCGTCACCTTCGGCCGCCCCACCGGCCGCTGCTCCGACGGTCTCCTCATGATCGACTTCCTAG CTCACGACATGGGCCTCCCGTTCCTCAACCCTTACCTGGCCAAGAACACGAGCTTCGACCACGGGGTGAACTTCGCCGTCGCCGGAGCCACCGCCATGGACCCCGCCGACCAGTCCAACCGGACCTTCTCCCTCAAGCTGCAGCTCCGGTGGTTCAAGGACTTCATGAAGTCCACCTTCGACACCGACGAAGGCAATTCAAAAAATTTCTTCCCTCTTATTACTGTCTCTCAGCCTCAGTGCACACTCTGTTTTCAACGGTCAGGCATACTAATTCTCTATGTAAAATTTGTGCGTGCAGAAATTCGCAAAAGGCTCCAATCTTCTCTGGTTCTGGTCGGGGAGATCGGAGGAAATGACTACAACTACGCGTTGTTCGGGAACAAGTCTGTCAGTGAGGTGGAGAAACTGATCCCGGCCGTGGTTCAGACCATCATCGACGCCACCAAG GAAGTGCTGGACATGGGCGCGAGCAGAGTCATCGTCCCGGGCAACTTCCCCATCGGCTGCTTCCCGAGCTACCTCACCGCGATGGCCTCGCCGGAGCAGTCGGCCTACGACTCCGCGGGCTGCCTCAAGGACCTCAACCTCTTCGCCGCAAAGCACAACGCGCagctccagcgagccgtcgccggCCTCCGGTCGTCGTACcccgacgccgccatcgcctaCGCCGACTACTTCAACTCCTTCCTCAGCCTCCTCAAGGGCGCCCCGGCGCTCGGCTTCGACGAGAATAGCACACACACGGCATGCTGCGGCGCCGGCGGCAGGTACAACTACGACGAGAGGCGGATGTGCGGCGTGGAGGGGACGGCGGCGTGCGCGGACCCGTCGGCGTACGTGAGCTGGGACGGCATCCACATGACGCAGGCGGCGTACAAGGAAATGTCCAGGCTCATCTACCATGGGAGGTACCTGCAGCCGCAGATACTCAGCTTCCCGGAGTAG
- the LOC109768677 gene encoding acetylajmalan esterase isoform X2, with protein sequence MASSAAFFLLAVAALHVCCCRGQGRDGGAVAAIYSLGDSITDTGNLAKEAPPGAFETIKHLPYGVTFGRPTGRCSDGLLMIDFLAHDMGLPFLNPYLAKNTSFDHGVNFAVAGATAMDPADQSNRTFSLKLQLRWFKDFMKSTFDTDEEIRKRLQSSLVLVGEIGGNDYNYALFGNKSVSEVEKLIPAVVQTIIDATKEVLDMGASRVIVPGNFPIGCFPSYLTAMASPEQSAYDSAGCLKDLNLFAAKHNAQLQRAVAGLRSSYPDAAIAYADYFNSFLSLLKGAPALGFDENSTHTACCGAGGRYNYDERRMCGVEGTAACADPSAYVSWDGIHMTQAAYKEMSRLIYHGRYLQPQILSFPE encoded by the exons ATGGCTTCCTCGGCAGCTTTCTTCCTCCTCGCCGTTGCTGCTCTGCACGTGTGTTGCTGCCGCGGGCAAGGCCGTGACGGCGGCGCCGTGGCGGCGATCTACAGCCTCGGCGACTCCATCACGGACACGGGGAACCTGGCCAAGGAGGCGCCGCCCGGCGCCTTTGAGACCATCAAGCACCTCCCCTACGGCGTCACCTTCGGCCGCCCCACCGGCCGCTGCTCCGACGGTCTCCTCATGATCGACTTCCTAG CTCACGACATGGGCCTCCCGTTCCTCAACCCTTACCTGGCCAAGAACACGAGCTTCGACCACGGGGTGAACTTCGCCGTCGCCGGAGCCACCGCCATGGACCCCGCCGACCAGTCCAACCGGACCTTCTCCCTCAAGCTGCAGCTCCGGTGGTTCAAGGACTTCATGAAGTCCACCTTCGACACCGACGAAG AAATTCGCAAAAGGCTCCAATCTTCTCTGGTTCTGGTCGGGGAGATCGGAGGAAATGACTACAACTACGCGTTGTTCGGGAACAAGTCTGTCAGTGAGGTGGAGAAACTGATCCCGGCCGTGGTTCAGACCATCATCGACGCCACCAAG GAAGTGCTGGACATGGGCGCGAGCAGAGTCATCGTCCCGGGCAACTTCCCCATCGGCTGCTTCCCGAGCTACCTCACCGCGATGGCCTCGCCGGAGCAGTCGGCCTACGACTCCGCGGGCTGCCTCAAGGACCTCAACCTCTTCGCCGCAAAGCACAACGCGCagctccagcgagccgtcgccggCCTCCGGTCGTCGTACcccgacgccgccatcgcctaCGCCGACTACTTCAACTCCTTCCTCAGCCTCCTCAAGGGCGCCCCGGCGCTCGGCTTCGACGAGAATAGCACACACACGGCATGCTGCGGCGCCGGCGGCAGGTACAACTACGACGAGAGGCGGATGTGCGGCGTGGAGGGGACGGCGGCGTGCGCGGACCCGTCGGCGTACGTGAGCTGGGACGGCATCCACATGACGCAGGCGGCGTACAAGGAAATGTCCAGGCTCATCTACCATGGGAGGTACCTGCAGCCGCAGATACTCAGCTTCCCGGAGTAG